In the Clavelina lepadiformis chromosome 8, kaClaLepa1.1, whole genome shotgun sequence genome, one interval contains:
- the LOC143469160 gene encoding uncharacterized protein LOC143469160, whose translation MQPQLRMEPVYNIMFLLTGMFWLAFVIEATVRIRACPEHTGGRGECSCSAMDRSVSCKRLYGLSHRLPVGIPIQTKNLSVTYSLVTKLGPNAFYGCTKLETVDLSHNKIKDISPSAFEVPKHMKKLSLAFNHLRFLPGDTFMHLSMLNHLDLSGNKLIVLVPVNFAKLSSLKELILRNNPTMCIAPNAFANLTSMEVLEMSHIKSGIYNELLYDSTNLKRLVIKHAEAVDSIPSAFFRNNKKIQEVHLGYLPSLNNHGLPDEILTDLKELETLTIKSCNFTSVPSRTLERVASNLRHLDLSHNPINSLQKDDLRFLEVLETLNIRSTGLAYVSDWALAIPTLSILDLSNNKLTGLKRDVFGNCKLYLKLAILGNNPWICDCDLKWVVEAEFNHSCEAQVVCEKPPAMHGKDIRHLNTSTLPDDYFLCQAPIVAEFGIDSGLNVYSLNSKTAPVTLQAVCKMTGYPSPKIQWILPNINESLYPSSPKNSDGCIACGSPSRHPLVGILVDEQGLLHLDYIRPEAAIGVYTCQGNNKMGITRKSFEIKFSPSLVPSQPQATNFTQNPLLVGAPRKTKLLIKGNKKELTTLKQGDVMPLTSYKRTARQKQTTRSLSTSYSNIQDTCQGPFTSSECKQKFGHMEYHLKPVKEQDLNSNRGNSVYMQVPLSRGPVIAESHGNNGDRSNPAFMIMFIVTIISAWILRSTSL comes from the exons ATGCAGCCACAACTTCGCATGGAACCCGTTTACAACATAATGTTTTTGCTTACCGGTATGTTTTGGTTAGCTTTCGTTATCGAGGCAACCGTCCGTATAAGAGCTTGTCCTGAACATACAGGGGGGCGAGGAGAATGCTCATGCAGTGCCATGGATAG ATCTGTAAGCTGCAAAAGGCTCTATGGTCTATCTCACAGACTACCGGTAGGAATTCcaatacaaacaaagaatttaaGTGTGACGTATTCACTTGTAACT AAACTTGGACCAAACGCTTTTTATGGCTGCACAAAACTGGAAACTGTAGATTTGAgccacaacaaaataaaagatattTCACCGAGTGCATTTGAAGTTCCCAAACATATGAAGAAGCTAAGTTTGGCCTTTAACCACTTAAG GTTCCTGCCAGGTGACACTTTTATGCATTTGTCAATGTTAAATCATTTGGATCTTTCTGGAAACAAACTGATAGTCTTAGTCCCGGTGaactttgcaaaactttcCAGTCTTAAAGAGCTCATTCTTCGTAATAATCCAACAATGTGCATTGCCCCGAATGCCTTCGCTAACTTAACAAGTATGGAAGTGCTGGAG ATGTCTCACATAAAATCAGGCATTTACAATGAACTTCTCTACGATTCAACAAATCTTAAGAGATTGGTTATAAAACACGCCGAAGCAGTCGATTCAATTCCGTCTGCATTTTTcagaaacaataaaaa GATACAGGAAGTTCATCTCGGGTATCTGCCTTCCTTAAACAACCATGGACTGCCAGACGAAATTTTAACCGACCTTAAAGAACTGGAAACCCTGACAATAAAGTCTTGTAATTTCACTTCTGTGCCAAGTCGTACCTTGGAAAGGGTTGCGTCGAACTTACGCCACTTAGACCTATCACATAATCCAATAAATTCTTTACAGAAAGATGATCTCAGG TTTCTTGAAGTTCTAGAAACATTAAATATTCGGAGTACAGGTTTAGCATACGTCAGTGATTGGGCATTGGCTATTCCCACACTAAGCATTCTTGATTtatcaaacaacaaattgACAGGTTTAAAG AGAGATGTTTTCGGAAATTGCAAATTGTATTTAAAGTTAGCCATTTTGGGAAATAATCCTTGGATATGCGACTGTGATCTTAAATGGGTTGTGGAAGCCGAGTTTAACCACTCCTGCGAGGCGCAGGTAGTTTGTGAAAAGCCTCCGGCTATGCATGGCAAGGATATTCGACATTTGAATACATCAACATTACCAGatgattattttttatgtCAG GCTCCGATTGTTGCCGAATTCGGAATTGACTCTGGTTTGAATGTATATTCGTTGAATTCAAAAACTGCGCCTGTAACACTGCAGGCAGTGTGTAAAATGACAGGGTATCCCTCACCAAAAATTCAATGGATATTGCCAAATATAAATGAAAGTCTGTACCCGTCCTCTCCCAAGAATAGTGACGGGTGCATAGCCTGCGGTTCTCCCTCGCGCCATCCGCTG GTAGGTATTTTAGTAGATGAGCAAGGCCTTCTACATTTGGATTACATAAGACCCGAGGCAGCTATTGGAGTATACACGTGTCAGGGAAATAACAAAATGGGAATCACCAGAAAatcttttgaaataaaatttagtcCCAGCCTAGTGCCTTCACAACCACAAGCAACGAATTTCACACAGAACCCCTTGTTAGTAGGAGCGCCCAGGAAGACAAAATTACTGAttaaaggaaacaaaaaagaattgaCAACATTAAAACAAGGAGACGTCATGCCATTGACATCCTACAAAAGAACTGCacgacaaaagcaaacaacgaGATCCCTTTCGACGTCTTATTCCAATATCCAGGACACTTGCCAAGGACCTTTCACATCTTCAGAATGCAAACAGAAATTCGGACACATGGAGTACCATTTGAAACCTGTTAAGGAGCAAGATTTGAACAGCAACCGAGGAAACAGCGTTTACATGCAAGTGCCCCTCTCTAGAGGGCCAGTCATTGCTGAATCACACGGAAATAACGGTGATAGATCCAATCCAGCTTTTATGATTATGTTTATTGTCACGATTATATCAGCATGGATACTCCGATCAACTTCACTTTAA